The following coding sequences lie in one Alicyclobacillus curvatus genomic window:
- a CDS encoding sodium:solute symporter family protein yields the protein MNAAVAWVIAIIFAVVFLTIAWSVRGKASKNFAAYAVGGATLPLVLVMFTDLSTIMGAGNFVGEAANGFKIGYSQLAFVLGEQGSKIAFALIFAGFAGRFAYRTLGEMMDDLILRDKVSRIIIAVLMLSLMVAYIGGQGMGMGLLFHEFTGVNPTLIILFFTALFIAWTYMGGMHAVARVEFLIGILVILLGLVYYGSVFSLVHFSPAFLNQKLAAVGAQKLTTFKFDPKTITLFVTGLLGVMTAQIYWQRCFAAKDGKTARRGMLIAGSIAVIFVAATAIVGMVAKALNPTLKANLAMPWLMMHSVPGYITVLVFALVLIAANGAAASNLNSATVILVNDFFKVFSPNMSDESMIRWGKRMTIVVGAFAALAAMYASSIIGLFSKAYTLLGGSVVPVLIVGLLWRRNYAARFEQGFRNSRVTAWGARIGLVLGAVLALSVNIFVGFGAAVVATVIISLFTATRKGVSQGPVNGAVEAAAEGAASANLTSE from the coding sequence GTGAATGCTGCGGTTGCATGGGTCATTGCGATTATTTTTGCCGTCGTCTTCTTGACCATTGCATGGTCTGTTCGAGGCAAGGCAAGCAAAAACTTCGCCGCATATGCGGTCGGAGGTGCGACATTACCTTTAGTCCTGGTCATGTTTACCGACCTTTCCACGATTATGGGTGCCGGAAACTTTGTTGGGGAAGCAGCAAACGGTTTCAAGATCGGCTACAGCCAACTTGCTTTCGTGCTTGGTGAACAGGGTTCGAAAATTGCGTTTGCCTTGATATTTGCCGGCTTTGCCGGACGATTTGCCTACCGGACACTTGGTGAGATGATGGATGATCTCATCCTTCGAGACAAGGTGTCCCGCATCATCATCGCTGTCCTAATGTTGTCGTTGATGGTGGCGTACATTGGCGGTCAAGGCATGGGCATGGGTTTGCTGTTCCATGAATTTACCGGCGTGAATCCAACACTCATTATCCTCTTCTTTACAGCCCTGTTCATTGCATGGACGTACATGGGCGGCATGCATGCCGTAGCCAGAGTGGAGTTCTTAATTGGCATTCTCGTCATTTTACTGGGGCTTGTGTACTACGGTTCTGTGTTCTCGCTGGTCCATTTCAGCCCAGCCTTCTTGAACCAAAAGCTGGCCGCTGTCGGTGCACAAAAATTAACGACGTTCAAATTTGATCCGAAGACAATCACCCTCTTTGTCACCGGTCTCTTGGGCGTGATGACGGCCCAAATCTATTGGCAGCGATGTTTTGCCGCGAAAGACGGGAAGACTGCACGGCGTGGGATGCTCATCGCAGGAAGCATTGCCGTCATATTCGTCGCCGCCACCGCGATTGTCGGCATGGTAGCAAAGGCACTCAATCCAACCCTGAAGGCAAACCTCGCTATGCCTTGGTTGATGATGCACAGTGTTCCGGGATACATCACTGTGTTGGTGTTTGCTCTCGTGTTGATTGCGGCTAATGGTGCAGCTGCCTCCAATCTGAATTCCGCCACGGTCATTCTCGTTAATGACTTCTTTAAAGTCTTCTCGCCAAATATGTCAGACGAGTCAATGATCCGCTGGGGCAAACGCATGACCATCGTCGTCGGCGCCTTTGCAGCACTGGCAGCTATGTATGCGAGCAGCATCATTGGGTTGTTTTCGAAAGCGTATACACTCCTTGGCGGCAGCGTCGTTCCCGTGCTGATTGTCGGGTTGTTGTGGAGGCGCAACTACGCAGCCAGGTTTGAGCAAGGGTTCCGCAATAGCCGTGTTACGGCCTGGGGAGCGCGGATTGGCCTCGTTTTGGGTGCTGTGCTGGCACTCAGTGTCAACATCTTCGTTGGGTTTGGGGCAGCGGTCGTTGCAACCGTGATTATTTCGTTGTTCACAGCAACACGGAAAGGTGTTTCACAAGGCCCAGTAAATGGTGCCGTTGAAGCTGCTGCCGAAGGTGCCGCATCTGCAAATCTGACATCCGAATAG
- a CDS encoding FadR family transcriptional regulator, with product MSSGRQNSPITVQEAHEMRILQIVAKMDAPVGSRILRQQLLEHGIDFSEATAGRWLSELSSLGLLKDHGRLGRTLTSAGRVRLRKLEKLHDDWSHVSDLLQIYEAADPEHLIDLLTARRLIEPEIARLAAIHANRNDLERIGEALHKRDELLQLYSTDSSDDAETRRARILAETDVTFHMAIADAAHSPALTTVIRLLRSAEPHFPVFHKVRETLGYRTFEEHSEIAAAIFQRNETRAKDLMFEHISGVLNDISRYTSRHGDGRS from the coding sequence ATGTCGAGCGGCAGGCAAAACAGCCCCATTACAGTACAAGAAGCTCACGAGATGCGGATACTTCAGATTGTCGCGAAAATGGATGCACCGGTGGGTAGCCGCATTCTCCGTCAACAACTATTAGAACACGGGATTGATTTTAGTGAAGCGACAGCCGGGCGATGGCTCAGCGAGCTCAGTAGTCTCGGATTGCTAAAAGACCATGGCAGGCTGGGACGGACACTGACGAGCGCGGGCAGAGTACGCTTACGAAAGTTGGAGAAACTGCACGACGATTGGTCTCATGTCAGCGACTTGCTGCAAATCTACGAAGCAGCGGATCCGGAACACCTGATTGATCTCCTGACAGCCAGACGGCTCATTGAGCCGGAAATTGCCCGATTGGCTGCAATCCATGCCAACCGGAATGACTTAGAGCGGATAGGTGAAGCACTGCACAAGCGAGACGAATTACTTCAACTGTATTCCACAGACTCATCCGATGATGCAGAGACCCGTCGGGCAAGAATCTTGGCAGAAACCGACGTCACGTTCCATATGGCAATTGCCGATGCCGCGCACAGTCCTGCGTTGACCACGGTCATTCGCCTGTTGCGCAGCGCGGAGCCACACTTTCCTGTATTCCATAAAGTCAGGGAAACCCTTGGCTATCGGACGTTTGAAGAACACAGTGAAATCGCCGCCGCTATCTTCCAGCGAAATGAAACGCGAGCAAAAGATTTGATGTTTGAACACATCAGTGGAGTCCTGAATGACATTAGTCGTTATACATCGCGACATGGAGACGGACGCTCATAA
- a CDS encoding aldehyde dehydrogenase family protein: MFIGGRWVHSDDVVHVYDPQDNTLIDTVPAASKQQALKALELGETGARVAERMPTHERISVLSKAARYIEENFEEYALVIARESSKTIREARKEVGRCIETLKLSAEEARRLQGETIQFDQTASGEGRTGYFYRFPVGLIVAITPFNDPLNLVAHKVGPAIAGGNAIIVKPALTTPLSALKLAEAFEAAGLPENVLTVITGRASEIGETLTTHPAVRMVTFTGGLETGQRIARQCGLKKLSMELGSNSPVIVLKDALLDDAVEACVSGAFWAAGQNCLGVQRIFVEESVYSQFVDELVARTGKMQLGDKLREGTDMGPLILEQEACRVEEWVSEAVSCGATVKIGGTRRGNYYEPTILTDVPIRCRIAKDEVFGPVVSVFPVANLDEAIALANDVDYGLQAGVFTENIEKAFQAVHRLKVGGVLINDSTDYRLDAMPFGGVKGSGIGREGVKFALQEMTEPKVVCFKLGLRH; encoded by the coding sequence ATGTTTATTGGTGGACGCTGGGTGCATTCGGACGATGTCGTCCACGTCTATGACCCGCAAGACAACACTTTGATTGATACGGTCCCTGCCGCATCAAAGCAGCAAGCGCTGAAGGCACTTGAACTCGGCGAAACTGGTGCACGCGTTGCCGAGAGAATGCCGACTCACGAACGCATCTCCGTGTTGTCAAAGGCGGCCCGCTACATCGAGGAGAACTTTGAAGAGTACGCGCTTGTCATCGCCAGAGAGTCGAGCAAGACCATCCGAGAGGCGCGAAAAGAGGTCGGGCGCTGTATCGAAACGTTGAAGTTGAGCGCAGAAGAAGCGCGACGTCTTCAAGGTGAAACCATCCAATTCGACCAGACCGCCAGCGGTGAAGGCCGCACCGGTTACTTTTATCGGTTCCCGGTTGGGCTGATTGTGGCCATTACCCCCTTCAACGATCCGTTGAATCTTGTCGCCCACAAGGTGGGCCCGGCCATCGCTGGGGGAAATGCCATCATCGTGAAGCCTGCACTGACCACGCCCCTGAGCGCGCTCAAACTCGCAGAGGCTTTCGAAGCCGCTGGACTACCCGAGAACGTGCTCACCGTGATTACGGGTCGTGCTTCAGAGATTGGTGAGACGCTCACGACCCACCCCGCAGTGCGCATGGTAACCTTTACTGGCGGACTTGAAACCGGTCAGAGAATTGCCAGGCAATGCGGTCTCAAGAAACTATCGATGGAACTCGGATCGAATTCGCCGGTGATTGTCTTGAAAGACGCCCTGCTCGATGACGCGGTCGAAGCCTGTGTCTCCGGTGCGTTCTGGGCAGCAGGGCAAAACTGTCTCGGTGTCCAGCGCATCTTTGTCGAAGAGAGTGTTTACTCACAGTTCGTCGACGAACTGGTGGCAAGGACGGGTAAAATGCAACTTGGTGACAAACTGCGCGAGGGTACGGATATGGGTCCCTTGATTTTGGAGCAAGAGGCATGCCGCGTTGAAGAATGGGTCTCTGAAGCTGTATCCTGTGGGGCTACCGTAAAAATTGGTGGAACTCGCAGAGGTAACTATTACGAACCTACGATTCTCACAGACGTACCCATTCGTTGCCGGATTGCGAAAGACGAAGTGTTCGGCCCTGTCGTCTCCGTCTTTCCCGTCGCTAATCTCGATGAAGCCATTGCTCTTGCCAACGATGTCGACTATGGCCTGCAAGCAGGAGTATTTACGGAAAATATCGAAAAAGCGTTTCAAGCCGTGCATCGACTGAAGGTCGGTGGCGTCCTCATTAACGACAGCACCGACTACCGTTTGGACGCAATGCCGTTTGGAGGCGTCAAGGGTTCAGGCATCGGCAGAGAAGGCGTCAAATTTGCACTACAGGAAATGACCGAGCCAAAAGTGGTGTGCTTCAAGCTGGGCCTCAGGCACTGA
- the dapA gene encoding 4-hydroxy-tetrahydrodipicolinate synthase, which produces MNVSWGRLLTAVITPYDKYGNVDYTAAADLSEYLIQNGSDGVVVAGTTGESPVLTETEKQRLCLSIKERLGDSGIVIAATGTNNTAKTVEATRWAHDNGLDGAMVVVPYYNKPSQQGLYEHFQATAEASQLPIMIYNIPSRTGATLSVDTTARLAELPNVVALKAATGNVMEISHLRQTAARQLLLYSGDDPLTLPLLTLGAHGVVSVASHLAARQLRKMLDAFASHDVDAALAIHERLLPLFEALFVDVNPVPVKTMLDMVGRPTGGFRLPLVPPDALTREHIFAVLNRHSTLLDYHLPDGQQI; this is translated from the coding sequence ATGAACGTCTCATGGGGTCGACTCTTGACCGCAGTCATTACACCGTACGACAAATATGGAAACGTTGACTACACCGCAGCCGCAGACCTATCCGAATATCTGATTCAAAATGGCTCTGACGGAGTCGTCGTAGCAGGGACAACGGGTGAATCCCCCGTTTTAACAGAAACCGAAAAACAACGGTTGTGTTTGAGTATTAAGGAACGGCTTGGAGATAGCGGAATTGTCATCGCGGCAACCGGGACCAACAATACAGCAAAAACAGTAGAGGCAACTCGGTGGGCCCATGACAACGGCTTGGACGGGGCCATGGTGGTCGTTCCTTACTATAATAAGCCGTCGCAACAGGGTCTGTATGAGCATTTCCAAGCCACCGCAGAAGCAAGTCAGCTGCCCATCATGATTTACAACATCCCATCACGTACAGGCGCGACACTCTCCGTTGATACCACTGCTCGCCTCGCAGAGCTCCCGAATGTAGTTGCCCTAAAAGCCGCGACCGGGAATGTAATGGAGATTTCCCACCTCAGACAAACGGCAGCGCGACAGTTGCTGTTGTATAGCGGCGATGATCCGCTGACCCTCCCGCTTCTCACCCTAGGTGCCCACGGAGTCGTCAGCGTAGCCAGCCATCTCGCAGCACGGCAACTGCGAAAAATGCTGGATGCATTTGCGAGCCACGACGTGGATGCCGCACTCGCAATCCATGAACGGCTGCTCCCTCTGTTCGAGGCGTTATTCGTGGACGTGAATCCCGTTCCTGTCAAGACGATGCTCGACATGGTCGGACGGCCAACAGGAGGTTTTCGCCTGCCACTTGTCCCCCCCGACGCACTCACACGGGAGCACATCTTTGCGGTCCTGAACCGGCACTCAACGTTACTAGACTATCACCTGCCTGATGGGCAACAGATCTGA